The Nocardioides marmorisolisilvae genomic interval GACTGGTTCTTCCAGCACGCCGACCTGCACGACTGGATCCACATCCTCACGATTCCGGTCTTCACCGGGGTCGTCGGCTGGCTGATCAACTGGACCGGGTTGATCATGCTCTTCTCGCCGGTCCGCTTCCACGGCATCACCGTCCCCGGCCTGCGTCAGCTCTCCCGCGTCCTGCCGCGCAAGGTCCAGGAGGTTCCCGGCTTCCTCCAGGGCGGCATCGGTTGGCAGGGCATCGTCCCGGCCCGCGCAGCCAAGATGGGCTCGATCGCCGTGGACAAGGCGATCGCCAAGCTGGGCACGCCGCGCGAGTTCTACACCCAGCTCGAGCCGGACAAGATCGCCGAGCACATCGTCACGGTCTTTCAGCCCGAGATGCCGCAGATGATCGAGCAGATCATGACGCGTGAGCACCCCGCGCTCTGGCGGGACCTGCCGCGCCCCGCGCGCCAGGCCGTGATCGCCCGGGTACAGGCTCAGATGCCGGTGGTGGTGCGCGGGATCACCGACGAGATCGGTGTGCACATCGACCAGCTGCTGGATCCGAAGATCATGGTGATCGAGCACTTCCGCGCCAACCCGGCCCTGGTCGTGCGGATCTTCCGCGACTTCGGCCAACGTGAGCTGAACCTGATGGTCGCGTTCGGCTTCATCTTCGGGTTCCTGCTCGGCATCCCGGTCGCGATCATCGACCACTGGTTCGGGATCTGGTGGTTGCTCCCGCTGCTCGGCGTGCTCGTCGGGTGGACCACCAACGCGCTCGGCATGTGGCTCATCTTCGAGCCGCCTGAACCTCGGCGGATCCTCGGCATCAAGGTGCACGGGCTGTTCCTGCGCCGGCAGGACCAGGCGGCCGAGGTCTACGCCCAGATCATCGCCGACGACGTGATCACGCTCGAGCGGATCGGCGACTTCCTGCTCGACGGACCGCGTGGCGACCGGACCAGGCAGATGCTGGCCGCGGCGATGCGGCCAGCGATCGACCAGGCAGCCGGGCCGGTGCGCGGCGCGGTCCGGATCGCGATCGGGGCGCGACGATTCGACAGCATCCGGGACGCGGTGGCCACCGAGGCGGTGGACCGGACGATCACCCCGTTCCGCGACCCTGAGTTCAGCAGACGACAGGCCGACAAGATCCGCACGCTCGTGGCCAGACGCACCAAGGAGCTGCCGCCGCGGGACTTCGTGGAGATGATGCGCTCGGCGATCAAGGAGGACGAGTGGATGCTCTACGCCCACGGGGCGGTCATGGGCTTCGCCGGAGGGGTCGTGCACCTGCTGCTGTTCAACGTGTGGCTGGCATGACCGCCGCGGAGACCCCGGACCTGACGAACCGGTCGGCCGTGCCGGACACTGGTCGGGTGGACGACGACGCGGGCAACCGGCTCCCCGCCCGGTGGGACGGCGCCGCCGAGGCACTGCCGGGGATCGCCCGGATCGCGGGTACGGCGTGGGCGCGGTCGGCCGCCTGGACGCTGGGCTCCTCGGTGCGGTCCGGCAAGCTGCTGGCCAAGGCGATGACGAACCCGGCCGCCGCCGGGGAGCTGGTCCAGGAGGTGGCCCGTGACCTCGCGGTGGCCACCCGCACGGTCTCCGATGTCGCACGGGCGGTGTCCGACGGAGTGCCGCTGCCCAGGGCCGTGCTCGACGGAACGCTGACCTTCAGCGCCGCCGTACTACCCGAGGCGGAGGTCCGTCACGTGCGCCGCGAGCCGAGCCTGCGCGAGCGCGGCGAGGAGCTGCTGCAGCGTTCCCGCGACGTGTGGAGCGACGAGGAGCCGCACCCGGCCTACGCGCGGATCATCGATGAGCTCGCCCCGGACGAGGGCCGAATCCTGCTGCTCCTGCTCCGCGGTGGACCGCAGCCGTCAGTGGACGTCCGCACCGGCGGTCCGGTGGGGATGGTCAGCTCGTCGCTGGTCGCCGGTGGGATGAACATGATCGGACCGCGGGCCGGAGTGCGCTACCTCGACGAGGTGCCGTCGTACCTGAACAACCTCTTCCGCCTCGGCCTGGTCTGGTTCTCGCGCGAGCAGCTCGAGGATCCGCTGGAATACCAGGTCGTCGAGGCTCAGCCCGACGTGCTCGAGGCGATGCACTCGACCCGGTTCACCAAGGTGGTGCGCCGCTCGATCCACCTCACCCCGTTCGGCCTCAACTTCTGCAAGACGTGCCTGGTCGACCGCGAGGAGACCACCGACCTGCCCACCCACCAGGTGCCGGACGAGAGCTGAAAGATCATCCGTCCGGCGGACTCCACAAGCCTGCGCACGTCCTAGCGTCATCGGGGCGGCGAGACGCGCCGCGGTGCGGACGACGGGTGGTCTCATGCGTATGTGGAGGTCTCTGACAGCTTCCGGTGCGACCGTGCTGCTGACTGCGGCGGTGATGGCGCTACCCGGCACCTCCGCTTCGGCGGGTACGACGGGCGGCGGCGGGACGATCGTCTACGTGCACGCGCACAACGTCTGGATCGCGACGCCGGACGGAAGGGTCCACAAGCGGCTGACCACCAACGGAACCGCGGCGCACCCGTACGA includes:
- a CDS encoding Abi-alpha family protein → MTAAETPDLTNRSAVPDTGRVDDDAGNRLPARWDGAAEALPGIARIAGTAWARSAAWTLGSSVRSGKLLAKAMTNPAAAGELVQEVARDLAVATRTVSDVARAVSDGVPLPRAVLDGTLTFSAAVLPEAEVRHVRREPSLRERGEELLQRSRDVWSDEEPHPAYARIIDELAPDEGRILLLLLRGGPQPSVDVRTGGPVGMVSSSLVAGGMNMIGPRAGVRYLDEVPSYLNNLFRLGLVWFSREQLEDPLEYQVVEAQPDVLEAMHSTRFTKVVRRSIHLTPFGLNFCKTCLVDREETTDLPTHQVPDES